The Cronobacter sakazakii genome has a window encoding:
- a CDS encoding isochorismatase family protein, protein MAVPRVVMVIDMQNGVFATPRFDRDGRVARINQLMAGAEQVIIIQHTEPGGLEEDSPGFAFLPELNVPQNALRVTKTACDAFYRTPLEALLREHNISAFVVCGCASDYCVDTTIKQAASRGFQVTVAGDAHTTADRRAAAAPVLIDHYNDVWSTLTIPGNPLRIMKTDAILDAWQAN, encoded by the coding sequence ATGGCTGTACCACGGGTTGTGATGGTAATCGATATGCAGAACGGCGTTTTCGCCACGCCGCGTTTTGACCGCGACGGGCGCGTCGCCCGCATTAACCAACTGATGGCGGGCGCAGAGCAGGTCATCATTATTCAGCACACGGAGCCGGGCGGGCTGGAAGAAGACTCACCAGGGTTTGCGTTTCTGCCGGAGCTCAACGTGCCGCAAAACGCCCTGCGCGTGACCAAAACCGCCTGCGACGCCTTTTACCGCACGCCGCTTGAGGCGCTGCTGCGCGAGCACAATATCAGCGCGTTCGTGGTATGCGGCTGCGCCAGCGACTACTGCGTGGACACCACGATTAAACAGGCGGCGAGCCGCGGGTTTCAGGTGACGGTCGCAGGCGACGCCCATACCACCGCCGATCGCCGCGCGGCTGCCGCCCCGGTGCTTATCGATCACTACAACGACGTGTGGAGCACCCTGACCATACCCGGCAACCCGCTGCGCATCATGAAAACAGACGCGATTCTGGACGCCTGGCAGGCGAACTAA
- the ampH gene encoding D-alanyl-D-alanine-carboxypeptidase/endopeptidase AmpH, translating into MKRCLLSCALLISAAFSAAQAAQTSPDPVFASDIVDRYANHIFYGSGATGMAIVVIDGNQRVFRSFGETRPGNNVRPQLDSVIRIASLTKLMTSEMLVKMLDQGVVKLNDPLSRYAPPGARVPTYQGEPIRLVNLATHTSGLPREQPGGAAKRPVFVWPTREQRWQWLSTASLKAAPGATASYSNLAFDLLADALANAAGKPYTQLFEEQITRPLGMKDTTFTPSPDQCKRLMIAEKGASPCNNTLAAIGSGGVYSTPDDMMRWMQQFLASDFHRRSPQADRMQTLIYQRTQLTRVVGMDVPGKADALGLGWVYMAPKEGRPGIIQKTGGGGGFITYMAMIPQSNIGAFVVVTRSPLTRFTNMSDGINDLVTELSGNKPLQTPAL; encoded by the coding sequence TTGAAACGTTGTCTGCTCTCCTGCGCCCTGCTGATAAGCGCAGCTTTTTCTGCGGCTCAGGCCGCGCAAACCTCGCCTGACCCGGTCTTCGCCTCTGATATCGTTGACCGTTACGCCAACCATATTTTCTACGGCAGCGGCGCCACCGGCATGGCGATTGTCGTGATTGATGGCAATCAGCGCGTGTTCCGAAGCTTCGGCGAAACGCGCCCCGGCAATAACGTGCGCCCGCAGCTCGACTCGGTTATCCGCATCGCCTCGCTCACCAAACTGATGACCAGCGAAATGCTGGTGAAAATGCTCGATCAGGGCGTGGTGAAGCTTAACGATCCGCTGAGCCGCTACGCGCCGCCCGGTGCGCGCGTGCCGACCTATCAGGGCGAGCCAATTCGACTGGTGAATCTCGCCACGCATACGAGCGGCCTGCCTCGCGAGCAGCCCGGCGGCGCGGCGAAACGCCCGGTGTTTGTCTGGCCCACGCGCGAGCAGCGCTGGCAGTGGCTCTCCACCGCATCGTTAAAAGCGGCACCTGGCGCCACGGCGTCTTATTCCAACCTCGCGTTCGATCTGCTGGCCGATGCGCTGGCCAACGCCGCGGGCAAGCCTTATACCCAACTCTTTGAAGAGCAGATAACCCGCCCGCTTGGCATGAAAGACACCACCTTTACGCCATCGCCGGATCAGTGCAAGCGCCTGATGATCGCGGAAAAAGGCGCGAGCCCGTGCAACAACACGCTGGCGGCCATCGGCAGCGGCGGCGTTTACTCCACGCCGGACGACATGATGCGCTGGATGCAGCAGTTCCTGGCATCCGATTTCCATCGCCGCAGCCCGCAGGCGGACCGGATGCAGACGCTGATTTATCAACGTACGCAGTTAACCCGCGTCGTCGGCATGGACGTGCCGGGTAAAGCGGACGCGCTGGGGCTCGGCTGGGTGTACATGGCACCGAAAGAGGGGCGTCCTGGCATCATTCAGAAAACCGGGGGCGGCGGCGGCTTTATCACCTACATGGCGATGATCCCGCAGAGCAATATTGGCGCTTTCGTGGTAGTGACCCGCTCGCCGCTGACGCGCTTTACTAATATGAGCGACGGGATAAACGATCTGGTGACGGAACTGAGCGGCAACAAACCGCTCCAGACGCCTGCCCTGTAA
- a CDS encoding helix-turn-helix domain-containing protein, protein MLDLVKPLHHLDALQRHLAPSGTPFDIDAHCELSFINEQGEQQCWFFKEGSLNVWREENHIHVDLMTSPLYLSFSDAVIPEPLRYTLITETPCRGFRMPVRRAIEIIEHRQLWKSFCHWQTWLMRWFEWRDAHFIGTTTYSQIRSTLLTMAAWSPEVRAQVGVIHHIQNHTHISRSVIAEILAELRKGKYIEMQKGKLVAVNKLPLNY, encoded by the coding sequence GTGTTAGATCTGGTAAAACCCCTACATCATCTCGACGCTCTTCAGCGTCATCTGGCCCCGTCAGGAACGCCGTTTGATATTGACGCCCATTGCGAACTCTCGTTTATCAACGAGCAGGGCGAGCAACAGTGCTGGTTTTTTAAGGAAGGGAGCCTCAATGTCTGGCGTGAAGAGAACCATATTCACGTCGATTTAATGACTTCGCCGCTCTATTTAAGCTTTTCTGATGCGGTGATCCCGGAGCCGCTTCGCTATACCCTGATAACGGAAACCCCCTGTCGCGGCTTTCGTATGCCGGTTCGCCGGGCAATTGAAATTATCGAACATCGCCAGCTGTGGAAGTCATTCTGTCACTGGCAGACCTGGCTGATGCGCTGGTTTGAGTGGCGCGACGCGCACTTTATCGGCACGACGACTTATTCGCAGATCCGTTCCACGCTGTTAACGATGGCGGCCTGGAGCCCCGAAGTGCGCGCGCAGGTGGGCGTTATTCACCATATTCAGAACCATACTCATATTTCCCGTTCGGTCATCGCTGAGATACTCGCGGAGTTGCGAAAAGGCAAATACATTGAAATGCAGAAGGGCAAGCTGGTGGCAGTCAACAAACTGCCGCTCAACTACTGA
- a CDS encoding IS1-like element IS1B family transposase (programmed frameshift), which yields MASVSISCPSCSATDGVVRNGKSTAGHQRYLCSHCRKTWQLQFTYTASQPGTHQKIIDMAMNGVGCRATARIMGVGLNTIFRHFKKLRPQSVTSRIQPGSDVIVCAEMDEQWGYVGAKSRQRWLFYAYDRLRKTVVAHVFGERTMATLGRLMSLLSPFDVVIWMTDGWPLYESRLKGKLHVISKRYTQRIERHNLNLRQHLARLGRKSLSFSKSVELHDKVIGHYLNIKHYQ from the exons TATCAGCTGTCCCTCCTGTTCAGCTACTGACGGGGTGGTGCGTAACGGCAAAAGCACCGCCGGACATCAGCGCTATCTCTGCTCTCACTGCCGTAAAACATGGCAACTGCAGTTCACTTACACCGCTTCTCAACCCGGTACGCACCAGAAAATCATTGATATGGCCATGAATGGCGTTGGATGCCGGGCAACCGCCCGCATTATGGGCGTTGGCCTCAACACGATTTTCCGCCATT TTAAAAAACTCAGGCCGCAGTCGGTAACCTCGCGCATACAGCCGGGCAGTGACGTCATCGTCTGCGCGGAAATGGACGAACAGTGGGGATACGTCGGGGCTAAATCGCGCCAGCGCTGGCTGTTTTACGCGTATGACAGGCTCCGGAAGACGGTTGTTGCGCACGTATTCGGTGAACGCACTATGGCGACGCTGGGGCGTCTTATGAGCCTGCTGTCACCCTTTGACGTGGTGATATGGATGACGGATGGCTGGCCGCTGTATGAATCCCGCCTGAAGGGAAAGCTGCACGTAATCAGCAAGCGATATACGCAGCGAATTGAGCGGCATAACCTGAATCTGAGGCAGCACCTGGCACGGCTGGGACGGAAGTCGCTGTCGTTCTCAAAATCGGTGGAGCTGCATGACAAAGTCATCGGGCATTATCTGAACATAAAACACTATCAATAA